A part of Aegilops tauschii subsp. strangulata cultivar AL8/78 chromosome 2, Aet v6.0, whole genome shotgun sequence genomic DNA contains:
- the LOC109735792 gene encoding malonyl-coenzyme A:anthocyanin 3-O-glucoside-6''-O-malonyltransferase has translation MLARSVGWLYLRIEWITRDRAPSRQYSSLQHQTPRRAASAPPMARVLRTSLVAPSPAGAALHERSLPLTYLDALWLHATPVERVFFYPDATSDVLSNLTDSLSNALAAFYPLAGRLRLTPGAHNRYELHCQPGDGVTFTVAEYHHVGFDELATDDPTEVAKIVPLVPPLPEGGAVLAVQATVLRGGLAIGVTIHHAACDGVSSTHFLRTWAWAAAPCSGASAPEPPFVDRSIIRARDDLYDAFTAPRLSSNDDDGGNGKPPNSPVVQQLLATFTLSKEHLQSIKEAVAGEAERRGGPPPRATSIIAAFGFIWQCYIRAKAGTDGKAASPCGGRAYFLLPADHRTRLEPPVPDEYLGNCLGPCIASAPRKDVAAAGADGLFTACAAIATAIDGVVRGGAAYWDGWMERIIEAYSAGDLPLTVAGSPRFRVYDTDFGFGRPAKVDVVSVARTGAMSVAEARSGGGGVEVGISLPAGAMERFNECFADAVACLSS, from the coding sequence ATGCTGGCCAGGTCGGTGGGGTGGCTGTACCTTCGCATTGAATGGATTACGAGAGATCGTGCACCGAGTAGGCAGTACTCCAGTCTCCAGCATCAGACTCCTCGCAGAGCTGCTAGTGCTCCACCGATGGCTCGCGTCCTGCGCACCTCCCTCGTCGCGCCCTCGCCGGCCGGCGCCGCGCTCCACGAGCGCTCTCTCCCGCTCACCTACCTAGATGCGCTGTGGCTCCACGCCACGCCCGTCGAGCGCGTCTTCTTCTACCCCGACGCCACCAGCGACGTCCTCTCCAACCTCACCGACTCCCTGTCCAATGCGCTCGCCGCATTTTACCCTCTTGCCGGCCGACTCCGCCTCACCCCCGGCGCGCACAACCGCTACGAGCTCCACTGCCAGCCGGGCGACGGCGTCACCTTCACCGTCGCCGAGTACCACCACGTCGGCTTCGACGAGCTTGCGACTGACGACCCTACGGAGGTTGCCAAGATCGTGCCGCTTGTGCCGCCGCtgcccgaaggcggcgcggtgcTCGCCGTGCAGGCCACCGTGCTGCGCGGCGGCCTCGCTATCGGCGTGACCATTCACCACGCCGCCTGCGACGGGGTGTCCTCGACGCACTTCCTCCGCACCTGGGCCTGGGCGGCGGCGCCCTGCAGCGGTGCGAGCGCGCCTGAGCCGCCCTTCGTCGACCGCTCCATCATCCGCGCACGAGACGACCTGTACGACGCTTTCACAGCGCCCAGGCTGTCCAGCAACGACGACGACGGTGGGAATGGGAAACCCCCCAATTCGCCCGTCGTCCAGCAGCTCCTCGCCACGTTCACGCTGTCCAAGGAGCACCTGCAGAGCATCAAAGAAGCGGTCGCCGGCGAGGCGGAACGTCGTGGCGGGCCGCCGCCTCGCGCCACATCGATCATCGCGGCGTTCGGCTTCATCTGGCAATGCTACATCCGAGCTAAAGCAGGCACCGATGGCAAGGCAGCGTCGCCCTGCGGCGGCCGTGCCTACTTCCTCTTACCCGCGGACCACCGGACGAGGCTGGAGCCGCCCGTCCCCGACGAGTACCTGGGGAACTGCCTCGGTCCTTGCATCGCGTCAGCTCCCAGGAAGGATGTCGCTGCCGCCGGCGCGGACGGTCTGTTCACCGCGTGCGCGGCGATCGCCACGGCCATCGACGGAGTGGTGCGCGGTGGAGCCGCCTACTGGGACGGGTGGATGGAGCGCATCATCGAAGCGTACAGCGCAGGCGACTTGCCGCTAACGGTCGCCGGGTCGCCGAGGTTCCGCGTGTACGACACGGACTTTGGGTTCGGGCGGCCGGCAAAGGTGGATGTCGTGTCTGTGGCGAGGACCGGCGCGATGTCCGTGGCAGAGGCGCGCAGCGGCGGTGGCGGGGTGGAGGTGGGCATCTCTTTGCCGGCGGGTGCCATGGAGCGTTTCAACGAGTGCTTTGCCGATGCCGTCGCGTGCCTTTCGTCGTAG